A window of the Verrucomicrobiia bacterium genome harbors these coding sequences:
- the acpS gene encoding holo-ACP synthase, which produces MILGIGIDLVETARIQASIDRFGDAFLERFLLPEEIEFCKSHKYPLTHIAARFAAKEAVAKAFGTGVGEELGWLDIEIGRKPTGEPFLVLHKKAIELFQARGGKGTHVSLTHTENYAAAVVVIEG; this is translated from the coding sequence ATGATTTTAGGCATTGGCATTGATTTGGTGGAGACGGCGCGGATTCAGGCGTCGATCGATCGCTTTGGGGATGCGTTCTTGGAGCGGTTCCTGTTGCCGGAGGAGATCGAGTTCTGCAAATCACACAAGTATCCACTTACGCACATCGCGGCGCGGTTCGCGGCGAAGGAGGCGGTGGCGAAGGCGTTTGGGACGGGTGTGGGTGAGGAGTTGGGCTGGCTGGATATCGAGATCGGTCGGAAGCCGACGGGAGAGCCGTTTCTGGTGTTACACAAGAAGGCGATCGAGTTGTTTCAAGCGCGTGGAGGGAAGGGGACGCATGTGTCGCTGACGCATACGGAGAATTATGCGGCGGCGGTGGTGGTGATTGAGGGGTAG
- a CDS encoding ribose-phosphate pyrophosphokinase, which produces MKVFCGTSNRPLALSICEYMGIELGKCTVDAFPDGETFVKIEENVRGEDIYVVQSTSPPTNHHLMEMFIMMDALRRSSAQRITAVMPFYGYARQDRKDQPRVPITAKLVANLIVAAGANRVLTMDLHAQQIQGFFDIPVDHLYAAPVMYDYLRQMDLPDLVVVSPDVGGIKMAHAYSQVLNAGLAIVAKRRKSATEIESMTVIGDIRGKTVLMVDDLTETAGTLTTAAKLLKKKGAKRIYACVSHALLNDLGIQRLRASVIDELITTDTVLRGPIEGVKVTTLSVASLLGEAIKRINTNSSVTTLFDFKGGRTS; this is translated from the coding sequence GTGAAAGTTTTCTGCGGCACATCCAACCGGCCACTCGCCCTCTCGATTTGCGAGTATATGGGCATTGAGCTCGGCAAATGCACGGTCGATGCCTTCCCCGACGGCGAGACCTTCGTGAAAATCGAAGAGAACGTGCGTGGCGAGGATATCTACGTGGTGCAATCCACCAGCCCGCCCACGAACCACCATCTGATGGAGATGTTCATCATGATGGACGCCCTCCGCCGCTCCAGCGCCCAGCGCATCACGGCGGTGATGCCGTTTTACGGTTATGCCCGGCAAGATCGCAAAGACCAGCCGCGCGTGCCCATCACAGCTAAGCTCGTGGCGAACCTCATCGTGGCTGCCGGTGCGAACCGCGTGCTGACCATGGACCTCCATGCGCAGCAGATCCAAGGCTTCTTCGACATCCCGGTGGACCATCTGTATGCGGCTCCGGTCATGTATGACTACCTGCGGCAGATGGACCTGCCTGACCTCGTCGTGGTGAGTCCGGACGTGGGCGGTATCAAGATGGCCCATGCCTACTCCCAAGTGCTCAACGCCGGTCTGGCCATCGTGGCCAAGCGCCGCAAGAGCGCGACGGAGATCGAGTCCATGACGGTCATCGGTGACATCCGTGGCAAGACGGTTCTCATGGTGGACGACCTGACGGAAACGGCGGGCACGCTCACCACGGCGGCGAAGCTGCTGAAGAAGAAAGGTGCCAAGCGTATCTACGCCTGCGTCTCACACGCGTTGCTGAACGATCTGGGCATCCAACGTCTGCGCGCCTCGGTGATCGATGAACTCATCACCACGGATACCGTTCTGCGCGGACCGATTGAAGGTGTGAAGGTGACTACGCTTTCTGTGGCGAGCCTCTTGGGTGAAGCCATCAAGCGCATCAATACCAACTCTTCCGTGACGACCTTGTTTGATTTCAAGGGTGGTCGGACGAGCTAG
- a CDS encoding PIG-L family deacetylase, whose amino-acid sequence MNPYHQFVETYARFAREGKSWPLGGFPDCPKPEIAKDAPVALIFAPHPDDEVIIGGLALRLMRQAGWRIVNIAVTQGSNKQRQAERWRELKACCDCIGFELEATGPCGLERVTLKSRQTDQPYWTSMVHVIVGLLKKHQPKAIFFPHELDWNSAHIGTHFLVLDALKHMPADFTCHSVETEFWGQMPTPNLTVELGPVELGDLITALTFHVGEVKRNPYHLSLPAWMMDNVRRGGEVVGGQGGAAPDFVFATLYRLRKWKDGALHHVYEGGRSLGMTEDPTKLFV is encoded by the coding sequence ATGAATCCTTATCACCAGTTCGTTGAGACGTATGCGCGGTTCGCGCGTGAAGGCAAATCCTGGCCGCTCGGTGGCTTTCCCGATTGCCCCAAGCCGGAGATCGCGAAGGATGCCCCCGTCGCCCTGATCTTCGCCCCGCATCCGGATGATGAAGTCATCATCGGCGGGCTGGCCCTGCGCCTGATGCGGCAGGCCGGCTGGCGGATCGTCAACATAGCGGTGACACAAGGGAGCAACAAGCAACGGCAGGCCGAGCGCTGGCGCGAGCTGAAGGCGTGCTGCGATTGTATCGGCTTTGAACTCGAAGCCACCGGGCCTTGCGGCCTTGAACGCGTGACGCTCAAGAGCCGCCAGACGGACCAGCCCTACTGGACCAGCATGGTGCATGTGATCGTGGGTCTCTTGAAGAAACACCAGCCCAAGGCCATCTTCTTCCCGCATGAACTGGACTGGAACAGCGCGCACATCGGCACGCATTTTCTGGTACTCGACGCGTTGAAGCACATGCCCGCCGACTTCACCTGTCATTCGGTAGAAACCGAGTTCTGGGGGCAGATGCCCACGCCAAATCTGACGGTGGAACTAGGACCCGTGGAATTGGGTGATCTCATCACCGCCCTCACCTTCCACGTCGGCGAAGTAAAACGGAATCCGTATCACCTCAGCCTGCCTGCGTGGATGATGGATAACGTGCGTCGCGGCGGCGAAGTAGTCGGCGGCCAAGGCGGTGCCGCTCCAGACTTCGTCTTCGCCACACTCTATCGCCTGCGCAAATGGAAAGATGGCGCGCTGCATCACGTCTACGAAGGCGGTCGCAGCTTGGGGATGACGGAAGATCCGACGAAGTTGTTTGTGTGA
- a CDS encoding alpha/beta hydrolase, with protein MPKLRHLLCLLLLAFAGNVHSADPLLREELDVKYGENGGKPLLIDVFRPADQKGKLPVVVYVHGGGWTGGNKKDFHSGARGLAKAGYVTFSVGYTLVRTNDVNNSTRWPAQIDDVQRAIRWIRSKADEYQLDTNKIGAVGGSAGGHLVNLLGTIETRDNSDKALAKHSSKVQCVINIFGPTDLTLDFTKLVPAGPMVQGLVDNLIAKPKSTHMATYKEASPLFQVTSNAAPFLHFHGTVDPLVPLDQSQRFHDALKKAGVESTLVIFEGEGHGFQKPENVQKFITDSVNFLNKHLKGTK; from the coding sequence ATGCCCAAGCTACGTCACCTGCTCTGCCTCCTGTTGCTCGCTTTCGCTGGCAACGTCCACAGCGCCGACCCGCTCCTACGCGAAGAACTCGATGTGAAATACGGTGAGAACGGTGGCAAGCCACTGCTCATTGACGTCTTCCGTCCGGCAGATCAGAAAGGTAAGCTGCCCGTGGTCGTCTATGTCCACGGCGGTGGCTGGACTGGTGGTAACAAAAAAGATTTCCATAGCGGTGCACGTGGCTTGGCGAAGGCCGGCTATGTGACCTTTAGCGTCGGTTACACTCTCGTGCGCACGAACGACGTGAACAACAGCACACGCTGGCCCGCCCAGATCGATGACGTGCAACGCGCCATCCGCTGGATCCGCTCCAAGGCCGACGAGTATCAGCTCGATACGAACAAGATCGGTGCCGTCGGCGGCTCAGCAGGCGGTCACCTGGTGAACCTGCTCGGCACCATCGAGACTCGCGATAATTCCGACAAAGCCCTCGCCAAACATTCCAGCAAGGTCCAGTGCGTCATCAACATCTTCGGCCCAACTGATCTAACACTCGATTTCACCAAGCTCGTTCCCGCTGGCCCCATGGTGCAAGGCCTCGTGGATAATCTCATCGCCAAGCCCAAGAGCACGCATATGGCTACCTACAAGGAAGCCTCCCCGCTATTTCAAGTGACGTCCAACGCCGCACCGTTCCTGCACTTCCATGGCACCGTCGATCCGCTCGTGCCGCTGGATCAATCGCAACGCTTCCATGATGCGCTGAAGAAAGCGGGTGTGGAATCCACCCTCGTCATCTTTGAAGGCGAAGGCCACGGCTTTCAGAAACCCGAAAACGTACAGAAGTTCATCACCGATTCTGTGAACTTCCTGAACAAACACCTGAAGGGCACGAAGTAA
- a CDS encoding pyridoxine 5'-phosphate synthase codes for MLKLGVNIDHVATVREARYRGQTRGEPDPVVLALICEESGAHGITAHLREDRRHIQDRDVWLLRERIKTRLNLEMANSPEIVEIALKLKPEIVCLVPERRQEVTTEGGLDVVGNLAALTETRKRMNDAGIEVSLFIAPDPQQIEASAKTGTQFIELHTGKFADHFDQKAARNVELERLVAGAKQAHALGIQVNAGHGLNYVNLPVLHVVPHLVELNIGHSIVSRAVTTGMAQAVKDMLELMKDYKG; via the coding sequence ATGTTGAAACTGGGAGTCAATATTGATCATGTGGCGACGGTGCGTGAGGCGCGGTATCGCGGACAGACGCGGGGTGAGCCTGATCCGGTGGTTTTGGCGCTGATCTGTGAGGAATCGGGAGCACATGGTATCACAGCGCATTTGCGGGAGGATCGGCGGCATATCCAGGATCGTGATGTGTGGCTGTTGCGGGAGCGGATCAAGACGCGGTTGAACCTGGAGATGGCGAACTCGCCGGAGATCGTGGAGATCGCGCTGAAGTTGAAACCGGAGATCGTTTGTCTCGTGCCTGAGCGGCGTCAGGAGGTGACGACGGAAGGTGGACTGGATGTGGTGGGGAATCTGGCGGCACTCACGGAGACGCGGAAGCGGATGAATGATGCGGGGATCGAGGTGAGCCTGTTCATCGCGCCGGACCCGCAGCAGATCGAGGCTTCGGCGAAGACAGGGACGCAGTTCATCGAATTGCACACCGGGAAGTTCGCGGATCATTTTGACCAGAAGGCGGCGCGGAATGTGGAGCTGGAAAGGTTGGTGGCGGGAGCTAAGCAGGCGCATGCGCTGGGCATCCAGGTGAATGCGGGGCATGGGTTGAATTATGTGAATCTGCCGGTGTTGCATGTGGTGCCGCATCTGGTGGAGTTGAACATCGGGCACAGCATCGTGAGCCGGGCGGTGACGACGGGGATGGCGCAGGCGGTGAAGGATATGCTGGAGTTGATGAAAGATTATAAGGGCTAG
- a CDS encoding ROK family protein, translated as MQNNGLPLIAPAITPVLDPQFRPAVLANRAYRSAVTASGNAQKIVIALEQTDGSIFHFNTEIFPKNHPQAVGNFVYVERLVKFMLWAWGGWRVHLAGPAKLAEQLQAHFTNTATGRFDSDLIGERVYDHPLTVVATTLDKIPPQNAKTQPLGRHLDGCRIGFDLGGSDRKVAAVIDGKVVFSEEIVWDPYHQPDPQYHLDGIQDTLKKAAAHLPRVDAIGGSSAGVYVNNRVKVASLFRGVSSEQFNTRVKDLFLDLQKEWKIPFDVVNDGEVTALAGSMSLNKNAVLGIALGTSQAVGYVTPEGNITTWLSELAFAPVDYNPAAACDEWSGDYGVGAQYFSQQAVGRLIPASGLEVDAKLGLPEKLKVVQKFMEAGDERAAKIYQTIGTYLGYALAHYTDFYVFENVLILGRVTSGKGGDLILNGAKEVLQKEFPELAPRIAFHIPNEKDKRHGQAVAAASLPRLK; from the coding sequence ATGCAGAATAACGGTCTCCCGCTCATCGCTCCGGCCATCACACCGGTGCTCGACCCGCAATTTCGTCCCGCTGTATTGGCCAATCGCGCCTACCGCTCTGCCGTCACCGCCTCCGGCAACGCGCAAAAGATCGTCATCGCGCTCGAACAGACCGACGGCTCCATCTTCCATTTCAACACTGAGATTTTTCCCAAGAACCATCCGCAAGCTGTCGGTAATTTCGTTTACGTCGAACGCCTCGTGAAGTTCATGCTCTGGGCCTGGGGCGGCTGGCGCGTGCATCTCGCCGGACCGGCCAAGCTCGCGGAACAACTCCAAGCACACTTCACGAACACTGCGACGGGCCGCTTCGATTCCGATCTCATCGGGGAACGTGTTTACGATCACCCGCTCACCGTCGTCGCCACGACACTCGATAAAATCCCGCCGCAAAACGCCAAGACGCAACCGCTTGGTCGTCATCTCGATGGCTGCCGCATCGGCTTCGACCTCGGCGGCAGTGATCGCAAAGTCGCCGCCGTCATCGATGGCAAAGTCGTCTTCAGTGAAGAGATCGTCTGGGACCCGTATCACCAACCCGATCCGCAATATCACCTCGATGGCATCCAAGACACGCTCAAGAAAGCCGCCGCGCACCTGCCTCGCGTCGATGCCATCGGCGGCAGTTCCGCCGGTGTGTATGTGAACAATCGCGTGAAAGTCGCCTCCCTCTTCCGCGGTGTTTCGTCCGAGCAATTCAACACGCGCGTGAAAGACCTCTTCCTCGATCTGCAAAAGGAATGGAAGATCCCCTTCGATGTCGTGAACGACGGCGAAGTGACCGCGCTCGCTGGCTCCATGTCGTTGAACAAGAATGCCGTCCTCGGCATCGCGCTCGGCACCAGCCAAGCCGTCGGCTATGTGACGCCGGAGGGCAACATCACCACCTGGCTCAGCGAACTCGCTTTCGCCCCTGTGGATTACAATCCCGCCGCCGCCTGCGATGAATGGTCGGGCGATTACGGTGTGGGCGCGCAATACTTCTCCCAACAAGCCGTGGGTCGCCTCATCCCCGCTTCCGGCTTGGAAGTCGATGCCAAACTTGGCTTGCCTGAAAAACTGAAAGTCGTGCAGAAGTTCATGGAAGCCGGTGACGAACGCGCTGCGAAGATCTACCAGACCATCGGCACCTATCTCGGCTACGCGCTCGCACATTACACGGATTTCTACGTGTTCGAGAACGTCCTCATCCTCGGCCGTGTGACCAGCGGCAAAGGCGGCGACCTCATCTTGAATGGCGCGAAGGAAGTCTTGCAGAAGGAATTCCCAGAACTCGCCCCACGCATCGCCTTTCACATCCCGAACGAAAAAGACAAACGCCACGGACAAGCTGTTGCCGCCGCCAGCCTACCTCGGCTAAAGTAA
- a CDS encoding DUF4870 domain-containing protein, protein METEISALPSAAEKEQRQWGMFCHLAALAVFIPIAPLGNIVGPLVIWLWKRHDIAGVNEHGKAALNFHISMALYILILGLVIALPMLLLSFLFPPLFLGLIPVGGIAAILALVEVVLTIVAALQANDGKHYRYPFTINFLK, encoded by the coding sequence ATGGAAACTGAGATCTCCGCCCTGCCCAGTGCAGCTGAAAAGGAACAACGTCAGTGGGGGATGTTCTGCCATCTGGCGGCGCTGGCGGTATTCATACCGATCGCCCCATTGGGCAACATCGTGGGTCCGCTGGTGATCTGGCTGTGGAAACGACACGACATCGCCGGCGTGAACGAGCACGGCAAAGCCGCGCTGAATTTCCACATCTCCATGGCCCTCTACATACTCATCTTGGGACTGGTCATCGCCTTGCCGATGCTACTGCTCTCGTTTCTGTTTCCACCACTTTTCCTGGGCCTGATTCCCGTAGGAGGAATAGCTGCCATCCTGGCGCTAGTAGAAGTCGTGCTAACGATCGTCGCCGCTCTGCAAGCGAATGACGGGAAGCATTACCGCTATCCGTTCACTATCAATTTTCTCAAGTAA
- the polX gene encoding DNA polymerase/3'-5' exonuclease PolX: protein MAMDKEQVAEILQEIGVLLELKGENPFKTRAYVNGARALESLGEPLEKMVAEDRLSEIKGFGEALQQKVTELVTTGRLKYYEDLKASIPAGMVALLEIQGLGPKKVKAMHDKLGIDSLESLEAACKAGKVAELDGFGEKTQAKILEAIDFRRKYATRHRLVDALYASEPILDALREHPDVIRCSTAGSLRRFKEVIGDIDFLVSSKKPLDVIDFFTKLPGVINVLAKGDTKSSVIVEGGIQADLRVVSDAEYPFALAYFTGSKEHNIVMRQRAIQRGLRLNEYGLFRSKEETRDPALLVACQTEDEIFKTLDLPYIAPELREDHGEFAAGEKNDLPRLLEWSDLKGSLHNHSNWSDGRNTLEDIAKFMTELGCSYWAITDHSKASYQANGLDAERLRKQLVEIKAINQKLADEGTDFRLLTGSEVDVLKERLDFENDMLAELDVVVASLHVPGSDEADNTKRLIRAAENPYVHMLGHLTGRLLLEREAYKVNQQAVIDACAATGTWIELNANPYRFDMDWRLWQYAKSKGVKCVVNCDAHRHEHAGFLRLGTGIARKGWLTKEDVVNTLTLKGLLQALQKKRSGV, encoded by the coding sequence ATGGCGATGGATAAAGAACAGGTGGCGGAGATTTTGCAGGAGATCGGTGTCCTGCTGGAATTGAAGGGTGAGAATCCGTTCAAGACGCGGGCGTATGTGAATGGTGCGCGCGCGTTGGAGAGCCTTGGCGAACCGTTGGAGAAGATGGTGGCAGAGGATCGCCTCAGTGAGATTAAAGGATTTGGCGAAGCCTTGCAGCAGAAGGTCACGGAATTGGTGACCACAGGCCGCCTGAAATATTACGAAGACCTGAAAGCGTCCATTCCGGCGGGCATGGTGGCATTGCTGGAGATCCAAGGGCTTGGCCCGAAGAAGGTGAAGGCGATGCATGATAAGCTGGGCATCGACTCGCTCGAATCTTTGGAAGCGGCGTGCAAGGCGGGAAAGGTGGCGGAGCTGGACGGCTTCGGTGAAAAGACGCAGGCGAAGATTCTCGAGGCGATCGATTTCCGGCGCAAATACGCCACGCGACATCGCTTGGTGGATGCGCTTTATGCAAGTGAGCCGATTCTTGATGCGTTGCGTGAACATCCGGATGTAATCCGTTGCAGCACGGCAGGGAGCTTGCGGCGTTTCAAGGAAGTCATTGGTGACATCGATTTCTTGGTGTCTTCGAAAAAGCCTTTGGATGTCATCGATTTCTTCACGAAGTTGCCGGGCGTCATCAATGTGCTGGCGAAGGGGGATACGAAATCCAGCGTGATCGTGGAGGGCGGCATTCAGGCGGATCTACGCGTGGTGAGTGATGCGGAGTATCCCTTCGCGCTCGCGTATTTCACGGGCAGCAAGGAGCACAATATTGTGATGCGCCAGCGTGCGATTCAACGCGGCTTGCGATTAAATGAATACGGACTGTTCCGTTCCAAGGAAGAAACGCGCGATCCGGCTTTACTCGTCGCTTGTCAGACGGAGGATGAGATTTTTAAGACGCTTGATCTGCCTTACATCGCGCCGGAGTTGCGTGAGGACCATGGTGAGTTTGCGGCAGGTGAGAAGAATGATTTGCCGCGTTTGCTCGAATGGTCCGATCTGAAAGGTTCGTTGCACAATCACTCCAATTGGAGTGATGGCCGCAACACCTTGGAGGACATCGCCAAATTCATGACGGAACTGGGCTGTAGTTACTGGGCGATCACGGATCACAGCAAAGCTTCATACCAAGCGAATGGCTTGGATGCGGAACGTTTGCGCAAGCAGTTGGTGGAGATCAAAGCCATCAATCAGAAGCTCGCGGACGAAGGCACGGATTTCCGCCTACTCACGGGTTCTGAAGTGGATGTGTTGAAGGAACGTTTGGACTTCGAGAACGACATGCTAGCGGAATTGGATGTGGTGGTGGCCAGTTTGCACGTGCCGGGCAGTGATGAGGCGGATAATACGAAGCGACTCATACGCGCGGCGGAGAATCCGTATGTGCACATGCTCGGTCACTTGACGGGGCGGTTGCTCTTGGAGCGTGAAGCTTACAAGGTGAACCAGCAAGCGGTGATCGATGCGTGTGCCGCGACGGGCACGTGGATCGAGCTGAATGCAAATCCCTATCGCTTCGATATGGACTGGCGCCTGTGGCAGTATGCGAAGTCCAAGGGAGTGAAGTGCGTGGTCAATTGCGATGCTCATCGCCATGAACACGCTGGATTTTTGAGGTTAGGCACGGGCATAGCCCGTAAGGGGTGGTTGACCAAAGAGGATGTGGTTAACACCTTGACCTTGAAAGGACTGTTGCAAGCTCTGCAAAAAAAGAGAAGTGGGGTTTGA
- a CDS encoding prolyl oligopeptidase family serine peptidase: protein MKLHHNTLLRLPRLLYTILFPYLLPMHFPLALLITTLALSAHAATPVPKSEAPGKVIERWPAQVKEIKYPSKADNTDQPAMFFTPDSKEKKPLLVALHSWSADYKQTSQAPYAEWCITNGWAFIHPNFRGPNNTPQACGSELVVQDILSAVEFARKETSIDPNRIYLVGASGGGYATLLMAGRAPELWAAASAWVPITDIQAWHDESSRKKQKYAKDIELACGGVPKPDNQAGAEAKKRSALTYLAKAKDFKISINAGIKDGHTGSVPISHTLRAYNLLAEPKDRLTEEEITWFTEKSQVPSSIKDPIPNDPLHGEKKVLFRRESANVRVTIFDGGHEGLPSPALHWLAEQRKK, encoded by the coding sequence TTGAAACTTCACCATAACACGTTGCTACGCCTCCCCCGCTTGCTCTACACCATTCTTTTCCCCTATCTTCTTCCCATGCATTTCCCGCTCGCCTTGCTGATCACCACGCTCGCCCTGAGCGCCCACGCCGCCACGCCTGTCCCCAAGAGCGAAGCCCCCGGCAAAGTCATCGAACGCTGGCCCGCACAGGTGAAAGAGATCAAATACCCCAGCAAAGCGGACAACACCGATCAACCCGCGATGTTCTTCACACCTGATAGCAAAGAAAAGAAACCACTCCTCGTCGCCTTGCATAGCTGGTCCGCTGATTACAAACAAACCTCGCAAGCCCCTTACGCCGAATGGTGCATCACGAACGGCTGGGCCTTCATTCATCCGAACTTTCGCGGACCAAATAACACCCCTCAAGCCTGCGGCTCCGAACTCGTCGTACAAGATATCTTGAGCGCCGTTGAGTTTGCGCGGAAGGAAACGTCCATCGATCCCAACCGCATCTACCTCGTCGGCGCTTCCGGTGGCGGTTATGCGACCTTGCTCATGGCCGGTCGTGCACCAGAGTTGTGGGCCGCTGCTTCCGCTTGGGTACCCATCACCGACATCCAAGCCTGGCACGACGAATCCAGCCGCAAGAAACAGAAATACGCGAAGGACATCGAATTGGCCTGTGGCGGCGTGCCCAAGCCAGACAACCAAGCCGGTGCAGAAGCCAAGAAACGTTCCGCGCTAACGTACTTAGCGAAAGCAAAAGATTTCAAAATCTCCATCAATGCCGGCATCAAAGACGGCCACACCGGCAGCGTCCCCATCAGCCACACGCTCCGCGCTTACAATCTCCTCGCCGAACCGAAAGACCGGCTGACCGAAGAAGAGATCACCTGGTTCACCGAAAAATCCCAAGTACCCTCTTCCATCAAAGACCCGATTCCGAACGATCCGCTCCACGGCGAAAAGAAAGTCCTCTTCCGTCGCGAATCCGCCAATGTCCGCGTGACCATCTTTGACGGTGGCCACGAAGGCCTCCCCTCCCCCGCCCTCCACTGGCTGGCCGAGCAGAGGAAGAAATAA
- the thiD gene encoding bifunctional hydroxymethylpyrimidine kinase/phosphomethylpyrimidine kinase, with amino-acid sequence MKHTAATLPVTLTIAGSDSGGGAGIQADLKTFAALGTHGTSAITCLTAQNPKAVTGIQAASPAMVQKQIEAVFAELKPATVKTGMLFSTPIIKIITEFFSQAKMPPLIVDPVMVSTSGARLLKSSAIKAVKEELLPLATLVTPNLDEAALLVNRPLSNVEDLRSAAREIFETYGCAALVKGGHLKDSREAIDIFYDDENELMLTAPYVRGVSTHGTGCTYSAAITGYLALGCELPIAVELGKNFITQAITQHEKAAKHSVLNSFWEE; translated from the coding sequence ATGAAACACACCGCCGCCACTCTCCCCGTCACCCTCACAATCGCCGGTTCCGATAGCGGTGGCGGCGCCGGCATCCAAGCGGATCTGAAAACCTTCGCCGCCCTCGGCACCCACGGCACCAGCGCCATCACCTGCCTCACTGCGCAAAACCCGAAAGCCGTCACCGGCATTCAGGCAGCGTCACCAGCAATGGTGCAGAAACAGATCGAAGCCGTTTTTGCCGAACTGAAACCCGCCACCGTGAAGACCGGCATGCTCTTCTCCACGCCCATCATCAAGATCATCACCGAGTTCTTCTCCCAGGCGAAAATGCCGCCGCTCATCGTGGACCCCGTCATGGTCTCCACCAGCGGCGCACGCCTGCTGAAATCCTCCGCTATCAAAGCGGTGAAAGAAGAATTGCTCCCCCTCGCCACACTGGTAACGCCAAATCTGGATGAAGCCGCCCTCCTCGTAAACCGCCCCTTGAGCAACGTGGAAGACCTCCGTTCCGCCGCCCGGGAAATCTTTGAGACCTACGGCTGCGCTGCCCTCGTCAAAGGCGGTCATCTGAAAGACAGCCGTGAAGCCATCGACATCTTTTACGACGACGAAAACGAACTGATGCTCACCGCGCCCTACGTGCGCGGCGTCTCCACCCACGGCACCGGCTGCACCTACTCCGCCGCCATCACCGGCTACCTCGCACTCGGCTGCGAACTCCCCATCGCCGTCGAACTCGGCAAAAACTTCATCACCCAAGCCATCACCCAGCACGAAAAAGCCGCCAAACATTCCGTGCTCAACAGCTTCTGGGAAGAATAA
- a CDS encoding response regulator, translating to MNGREVLNALAAKHYDVVLLDIQMPELDGYQVAVLVIANISSGERPKLIALTANAMESDRQKCLAAGLDDYLPKPIKVTDLERVLKTYLTAKP from the coding sequence GTGAATGGTCGCGAGGTGCTCAATGCGTTGGCGGCAAAACATTACGATGTGGTTTTGCTGGATATCCAGATGCCGGAGTTGGACGGGTATCAGGTGGCAGTACTGGTGATCGCCAATATTTCCAGCGGTGAAAGGCCGAAGTTAATCGCACTAACGGCGAATGCGATGGAGTCGGACCGGCAGAAGTGTCTGGCGGCGGGATTGGATGATTATCTGCCGAAGCCGATCAAGGTGACGGACTTGGAGCGGGTGCTGAAGACTTACCTGACGGCGAAGCCCTAA